Proteins from a single region of Macrotis lagotis isolate mMagLag1 chromosome 2, bilby.v1.9.chrom.fasta, whole genome shotgun sequence:
- the APOF gene encoding apolipoprotein F, protein MSIMVLLWGLLLYPVAVFPAGCQAKALPLSPSSLESYKQLSTLSPLSCRNLLPKSLPGFNHLAPLPRYLISLALYITLEQAGCPTEAHTLQQQLYRLGGVKATETLIQQLQGLQGKRRERKSDWVLFSILQLLGRRTERPGRAPRSLSTAECVSEKERQVHSVVQFLPQVGSYYNLGTAFYYAAQNCTTQAWERGQEAALDLGYDFLIGLMGITGGPGGLVAGVALKPILKSGVQSLIEYYYNNKEEAGSPSLSTDGSWQDYSIATIVGSNWKDYGVTPSMDISKPRSAEVTEATSLWSWMPFQNWG, encoded by the coding sequence ATGTCTATCATGGTGCTTCTATGGGGCCTCCTGCTATACCCAGTAGCTGTCTTCCCAGCCGGATGCCAGGCAAAGGCCCTACCCCTCTCTCCTTCGTCCCTGGAGTCCTACAAGCAATTGTCCACTCTCAGCCCCCTTTCCTGTCGGAACCTGCTGCCCAAGTCTCTTCCAGGTTTCAACCACCTAGCCCCTCTGCCTAGGTACCTGATCAGCCTGGCATTGTACATAACCCTGGAGCAAGCTGGCTGTCCAACCGAAGCCCACACCCTCCAGCAGCAGCTTTATAGGCTGGGTGGAGTGAAAGCCACTGAGACCCTCATCCAACAGCTCCAAGGTCttcaagggaagagaagagaaaggaagtctGATTGGGTCCTGTTCTCCATTCTGCAGCTCCTGGGCAGGAGAACCGAGAGACCAGGGAGAGCCCCTCGTTCACTCTCCACAGCAGAGTGCGTCTCTGAGAAGGAACGGCAAGTGCACAGTGTAGTCCAGTTCCTGCCACAAGTGGGGAGTTACTATAACCTTGGTACGGCCTTCTATTATGCTGCCCAAAACTGCACGACCCAGGCCTGGGAGCGGGGTCAGGAAGCAGCCCTGGATCTAGGCTATGATTTCCTTATTGGATTGATGGGGATAACTGGGGGCCCTGGAGGGCTAGTGGCCGGTGTGGCCCTTAAACCAATCTTAAAATCAGGGGTCCAGAGCCTGATTGagtattattacaataataagGAGGAGGCTGGAAGCCCTTCCCTCAGCACAGATGGAAGCTGGCAGGACTATAGTATTGCCACAATAGTGGGCAGCAATTGGAAGGACTATGGGGTAACTCCAAGCATGGACATCAGCAAACCTAGGTCTGCAGAAGTGACAGAGGCCACCTCCTTGTGGAGCTGGATGCCTTTCCAGAACTGGGGATAG